One window of Lawsonibacter asaccharolyticus genomic DNA carries:
- a CDS encoding gamma-glutamyl phosphate reductase: protein MTTQELLARARQARGAMALADTQTKDRALLAMAEELEADTAPILAANALDLEGARGRISEVMLDRLALSPDRIAGMAKGIREVAALPDPVGAVLSRVERPNGLVIEKTAVPMGVIAIIYESRPNVTSDAAALALKAGSACVLRCGKEAHRSAAAIVSALCRGLSRAGLPQEALCLVEDTTRASAHELMTASGYVDLLIPRGGAGLIRACVDNATVPVIETGTGICHVYVDRAADLDMALDILENAKCSRPSVCNAAEVCLVHREAAPVFLPRMRERLTDARAARGERPVELRLDGTAAGIIPGTPAGPEDFDTEFLDYILAVRVVDGTEEAIRHIAAHSTGHSEAIVTEDGEAARRFLAAVDSAAVYWNASTRFTDGGEFGLGCEMGISTQKLHARGPLGLAELCSFKFVIRGGGQIR from the coding sequence ATGACCACACAAGAACTGCTTGCGCGTGCCAGACAGGCCAGAGGGGCCATGGCTCTGGCGGATACACAGACCAAGGACCGGGCCCTGCTGGCCATGGCGGAGGAGCTGGAGGCGGACACGGCCCCCATCCTGGCGGCCAACGCCCTGGATCTGGAGGGGGCCCGGGGCCGCATCTCCGAGGTGATGCTGGACCGGCTGGCCCTCAGCCCGGACCGGATCGCCGGCATGGCGAAGGGGATCCGGGAGGTGGCGGCCCTCCCTGACCCGGTGGGGGCTGTCCTCAGCCGGGTGGAGCGGCCCAACGGGCTGGTGATCGAGAAGACCGCCGTCCCAATGGGGGTCATCGCCATCATCTATGAGAGCCGGCCCAATGTCACCAGCGACGCCGCAGCCCTGGCCCTGAAGGCGGGCTCCGCCTGTGTGCTCCGCTGCGGGAAGGAGGCCCACCGCTCCGCCGCGGCCATCGTCTCCGCCCTGTGCCGGGGCCTCTCCCGGGCCGGACTGCCCCAGGAGGCCCTGTGTCTGGTGGAGGACACCACCCGGGCCTCCGCACACGAGCTGATGACCGCCAGCGGATACGTGGACCTGCTCATCCCCCGGGGGGGCGCGGGGCTGATCCGGGCCTGTGTGGACAATGCCACCGTCCCCGTCATCGAGACGGGCACCGGCATCTGCCACGTCTATGTGGACCGGGCGGCGGACCTGGACATGGCGCTGGACATCCTGGAGAACGCCAAGTGCAGCCGGCCCAGCGTGTGCAACGCCGCCGAGGTGTGCCTAGTCCACCGGGAGGCGGCCCCGGTCTTTCTGCCCCGGATGCGGGAGCGGCTGACGGATGCCAGGGCAGCCCGGGGGGAGCGGCCGGTGGAGCTGCGCCTGGACGGGACGGCGGCCGGGATCATCCCCGGCACGCCCGCGGGTCCGGAGGACTTCGACACCGAGTTTTTGGACTATATCCTGGCTGTCCGGGTGGTGGACGGGACGGAGGAGGCCATCCGCCACATCGCAGCCCACTCCACCGGCCACTCGGAGGCCATCGTGACAGAGGACGGGGAGGCGGCCCGGCGCTTCCTGGCGGCAGTGGACTCAGCGGCGGTGTACTGGAACGCCTCCACCCGCTTCACCGACGGGGGGGAGTTTGGCCTGGGCTGCGAGATGGGCATCTCCACCCAGAAGCTCCACGCCCGGGGCCCCCTGGGGCTGGCCGAGCTGTGCAGCTTCAAGTTCGTGATCCGGGGCGGGGGCCAGATCCGCTGA
- a CDS encoding phosphoribosyl pyrophosphate synthetase: MIAHGKDIKVFTGNSNPKLAQNICQELGIPLGDSEVGAFSDGENFASIYETVRGSDVFVVQSTCSFRKDDKSGSVNDALMELLIMIDALRRASAGRITAVIPYFGYARQDRKTKPRDPISAKLVANLIAEAGADRVLTMDLHANQIQGFFDIPVDNLLGSPIFVDHFTKKYADCHDDTMVVSPDVGSVSRARAFAQKLNMPLAIVDKRRQKANSSEVMNIIGDVRGKHVILLDDMVDTGGSLCHAAQALMEIGGAQDVTACASHGVLSGPAIDRINSSVLDEVIFLDTIPAKPGVKCDKIKYISVAHMFAEAISHIYMETSVSPLFL; encoded by the coding sequence ATGATCGCACACGGGAAGGATATCAAGGTATTCACCGGAAACTCCAACCCCAAGCTGGCCCAGAACATCTGTCAGGAGCTGGGCATCCCTCTGGGCGACTCCGAGGTGGGAGCCTTCTCCGACGGGGAGAATTTCGCCTCTATCTATGAGACCGTCCGCGGCTCCGACGTCTTTGTGGTGCAGTCCACCTGCTCCTTCCGCAAGGACGACAAGAGCGGTTCCGTCAACGATGCGCTGATGGAGCTGCTCATTATGATCGACGCCCTGCGCCGGGCCTCCGCCGGCCGGATCACCGCTGTGATCCCCTACTTCGGCTACGCCCGCCAGGACCGCAAGACCAAGCCCCGAGACCCCATCTCAGCCAAGCTGGTGGCCAACCTGATCGCGGAGGCCGGCGCAGACCGGGTGCTGACCATGGACCTGCACGCCAACCAGATCCAGGGCTTCTTCGACATCCCGGTGGACAACCTGCTGGGCTCCCCCATCTTTGTGGACCACTTCACCAAGAAGTACGCGGACTGCCATGACGACACCATGGTGGTCTCCCCCGATGTGGGGTCGGTGTCCCGGGCCCGGGCCTTTGCCCAGAAGCTGAACATGCCCCTGGCCATCGTGGACAAGCGCCGCCAGAAGGCCAACTCCTCCGAGGTCATGAACATCATCGGCGACGTGCGGGGCAAGCACGTCATCCTGCTGGACGATATGGTGGATACGGGCGGCTCCCTGTGCCACGCGGCTCAGGCCCTGATGGAGATCGGCGGCGCCCAGGATGTGACCGCCTGCGCCAGCCACGGCGTCCTCTCTGGTCCGGCCATCGACCGCATCAACAGCAGCGTGCTGGACGAGGTCATCTTCCTGGATACCATCCCGGCCAAGCCCGGCGTCAAGTGCGACAAGATCAAGTACATCTCGGTGGCCCACATGTTCGCGGAGGCCATCAGCCACATCTATATGGAGACCTCCGTCTCCCCGCTGTTCCTGTAA
- a CDS encoding peptidyl-tRNA hydrolase, with translation MLFGNGTGGVDWVLVCLGNPGEKYENTRHNVGFMVADELGERQRAPIQRLKYKALTNVFTISGQKVLVMKPVTFMNLSGEAVRQAVDFYKVAPDHVLVVSDDTALAVGRLRIRRGGSAGGHNGLKNIILHLGTDQFPRLRVGVGEKPHPDYDMADWVLGKFQGEDKKAIDQAVKRAADAVECILAEGIDRGMSRFNG, from the coding sequence ATGCTGTTTGGAAATGGAACCGGCGGGGTGGACTGGGTCCTGGTCTGCCTGGGCAACCCGGGGGAGAAATACGAAAACACCCGGCACAATGTGGGCTTCATGGTAGCTGACGAGCTGGGCGAGCGCCAGCGCGCCCCCATCCAGAGGCTGAAATATAAGGCGCTGACCAACGTGTTCACCATCTCCGGCCAGAAGGTGCTGGTGATGAAGCCCGTCACCTTCATGAACCTGTCCGGGGAGGCGGTGCGCCAGGCGGTGGACTTCTATAAGGTGGCGCCGGACCACGTGCTGGTGGTCTCTGACGACACCGCCCTGGCTGTGGGCCGTCTGCGTATCCGCAGGGGAGGCTCGGCCGGGGGTCATAACGGCCTGAAAAACATCATCCTCCACTTGGGGACAGACCAGTTTCCCCGGCTGCGGGTGGGGGTGGGGGAGAAGCCCCACCCGGATTATGATATGGCGGACTGGGTGCTGGGCAAGTTCCAGGGGGAGGACAAAAAGGCCATCGACCAGGCGGTGAAGCGGGCCGCCGACGCAGTGGAGTGCATCCTGGCCGAGGGCATCGACCGGGGGATGAGCCGGTTCAACGGCTGA
- a CDS encoding ethanolamine ammonia-lyase light chain → MYDLISILLDYVEALPPTPDMDRVSEESFPFLQRLYQLTGEDEADRIWGAAMEVGASEGRQMLLTGLALGLELGQELDQLSLSR, encoded by the coding sequence ATGTATGACCTGATCTCCATCCTTCTGGACTATGTGGAGGCCCTTCCCCCCACCCCGGACATGGACCGGGTATCCGAAGAGAGCTTTCCCTTCCTGCAGCGGCTGTATCAGCTGACAGGCGAGGACGAGGCGGACCGCATCTGGGGCGCGGCCATGGAGGTGGGCGCCTCCGAGGGCCGGCAGATGCTCCTCACCGGGCTGGCCCTGGGCCTGGAGCTGGGACAGGAGCTGGACCAGCTCTCCCTCAGCCGTTGA